The Rhododendron vialii isolate Sample 1 chromosome 1a, ASM3025357v1 region GAAACTGAGTTCTTTAATTTCAAATAAGTTTCACGGCTGCTGAAGTGCTGATTGTGGTTTTGCTCACCTCCCCCATAAGGTAACGCTCAAATTTGACAGCTGCTTTGGGAAGCAAAACTCCACCAGCTGATTTCTGTGcacacaaaaagaaacaaaaaaaaaaacttctcaaacAGAGGAGGCTAATGGAGGGAGGTTTGCAGCCATACTTTTTCCCCCTCTCAAAGCAAAGAAATACCAGTGAATTAGTATTTTAAAAACACCTAACCCAACGAAACTATACTGCTTAACTTGCAGATGCACAATTTGGCTTGTCCAAAAATGCATTACAGCCCGATCAACTAATGTTTTCTACTTtccatattttttaaacttatCTGAAGCTTTCAATAGGACTCAAAAAAGAAAGTCGACAATATTGCAAAAGATGATGGACCAAACAAGCTGCTTGGTGAACATAGTACACGGTTTGCTTCTGAGTAGTAGTAACAAGCATATTAATAAATTAAATGGATTCACAACATAGGGCACCGAAGATGAAACTATGGGGAGGTACCACATCCGGATCAGCGAAGGATCGATACCAAGTTCAGATACTTTTCGCTGCAAAGTATGTCGAACAGAGTTGTAAGTGACCCTAACCCCTTCAAGCAATTACTAtgaatttaacaaaataaaaataaaacagtcggctTCAAAAGAACTTCTTCACTTTCAAGATCCATCAACCACATGTATCCTCAAAAAAAATCAGTAAGGAAGCACATGTAACACATTCTCCCCCAAAGAGTAAGTTTTGAAGCCACAACACGAGACAGAGCTCAGTTGTCAAGTTAACCATGGATTTATTAAACTCACCAAAATTACCTGACATGTGCTCCCTTTGTGGTCAcgagattgaaaacaaaaacacacatttGGCAGCTGAAGCAAAACCAACCTCCCCAATTCATGCTCCATATTTAAGTCTAGGGCCAAAAGCCATTTTCACACCAAGAAACGCATAGCAATGAAAATTAATGCACAAAAGACAAATGAATATTACCTCAGGTAGCTCCTCCAAGCGAATCAGGACTCTATTTCCTTGTGGTGCAACCTGCAATTAAACAACACCCACAACCACCTAGATTTAAACAGACatacttttggaaaaaaataatgttGTGTAATTACTGGATGGTCCTACATATGGGTAATCAGTTGTAAGCATGTATGCACTTACAGACATACACGTTCATATACTAGCCAAGGTTTTAAATAATGGCCGCTACGAATCAGATTTCGGCCTTTTGATACCATTGCATTGTGTATCCAATGATACCCAATATTCACAGGTGTATCGACCTAATACCGATACATATCAGTTTGTATCCAAATTTTTGTCCACTTCAAAACCACTGCGGCCAATGCTTGACTGCTACAATAGCTTTAAGTGCTCTAGCACCAAACACAATTTCAGAAATCCACAATCTCTACACTTGATCTCCCTCCGTCAAACTCAATGCTCCCTCTACCATTACAACGTTACTGTCACTGTTACTATTATGCAGGCCCCTGCCGCTAGTGAAAACCTTGATTCTAGCAGCCTAATCACCAGGACCTAATACTACTCTTCTCAAGATCTTTGTGGTTTCGTAGACCAGTGGTTACGTCCAAATAGTACACCACTTGACATGCTACTTCAGGCTTAGGCCAATAATTACCTGAACCAGGAGACGTTTGCCCCCTTTAGACTAACTTTTCGGCATCATCTTTTTTACCTGAACCAGGAGACGTTTGCCCCCTTTAGACTAACTTTTCGgcatcttttcattttttgtagaTATTCTTaaacttttctgattcctctcaggGAGACAAACTGACAAAATTTGGCCCAAATCTAGTACGAATTAAGGGGCCTTTATCTGCCCTGAAATTAGTTATGCCAGTATTTACATGATATGTGAAACGGGAGAGCTTATGTACCCACGAAGTTACTAGGGCCGAAGTCCTAGATACCCTCGTCACACAACAGAAATTCGTATGCGAACAAATTGTGACCAACTGACAGTATTAAACATAAGTTAGAAATGGAAAACCTTTGTGGGTTCCAATTTCGTTGAAACTGCACTGACTCTCAGGGAATTTCTACGCCCACCTGTTCAGAGAAAACACGTAAACATCATCAGAAGGAAATTCGTGGAAATGACgaaggtttagggtttaagtGAGCCGACCCAGCAGTCTCTGGTTGGACAGTGGAGGTATGTTGGTTAAGGGACAGAGGAAGGGCTTTGCTACTGTGATGAAGGCAGAAGCCAtagattgaagagagagagagagagagagagagagagaagcaaatgATGGAGTTCGTAAAGCAGCAGAGAGAGATGATGAACCCTATCGTTGTTTTGCAGGCGGGTTTAATTGGTAACTGTAATTTACTACAGTTGTACGCTTCGGAGGTTTTctagatggttttttttttttttttgtgaacagATTCTAGATGGTTCGATAATatgggttcttgtaaaaaaaatttcgtcttgagaattttgttttttttatttttgttagatttgtattatattttttgatttaatcatccgtctcgatAAGAATAATCTGAAAATcaaataacagtttttttttttaatctaaagtGTCATCTTATATGCACTTTTCCTGACATCGGTCcatgtttttgtactttttcgattcttctcatcGAAACAAACGATTAATCTTAAAGATTGcaacgaaaagctaaacaaaaagtaacgaaaagtaaaaaataaaccaaaataaaTTCTTGACTAATAAGTTGTTTTCTAGATGGTTCGATAATATGggttcttgtatttttttttttttttcgttttgggtgttttgtttgttttttaatttttttagatttgtattatattttttgatttaattaTCTTTCTCGACAAGACAAGAGTAGTCTGAAAGGTAAAAAAATTggtcgtaaaaaaaaaagttcaataaagacggaaaaaaaaatcaaacagtgGTCTTTTTATTTATCTAAAGTGACATCTTATATGCACTTTTTCTAACATCAGTCCatacttttgtattttttcgattcttctcgtcaacACGaacgattaatcccaaaaattacgacgaaaaactaaataaaaatttacgaaaagtaaaaaatagacCAAAATAAATTCTTGACAAATAAGTTTAAAAAACGTAGACTAACCGAAAAACGACAATCAGGCCGGGCCAAGTTGTGTGAAGGAGGGTGAGTTCACGgcgtttttctttttctttttttcttcagagTAATGCTAAAGGATCACTTTTTTCactaaaaatattatttagttCAATTAGACGAGGGAAATGAATTATCTTGAATAGTGGGTACTTAAGGACTAAataccaaaaatacaaaaaaaatatcgttTACTATTCATTCAGAATCAACTCCTCTACAATCCATTATCAGCAGAAAATGGAATGGACCATCTAATTTCCCGTTTATGAGACCTTTTTGGCCCGCTCCgatgatctaaaccgttaatATTCTATAACTTGTCGAAAACATTAGTCACTCAAAATATCATAATATCATGTTGATTGGACTCTGCTTGATATGATTCTGGAAACACATTTATTTTACCACATAACAAGATTACAATACTGAATCAGACCCATTTAACTCATTTATCTCAAAAACAAATGCATTACGAAATCATATAACAAGTATTCAATCAGCTTGATTTTTGACGTGATTGACTTTATCGACAAGCTCCAACTAGTAAAAGGTTTGAACAGTTTTGATCATTAATTAAAATAGGCCAAGAAAAAAGCCTACAAATGAGTTAgggttaattttaaaaatagtccctctagtttgaaTAAAATCTCGATTTCATCCCTCTAGTATTAATTATGCCATTGTTAACCTTataatttatattttgtctcaatttggtccctcttcCTAATGGTGTTATTAGAATTAGTAGAACTCAAGGGAGAAATTGACATTTTGCTTCTAGAGGGACTgaattgagacaaaatgcaaactagagggtctatttcagaatttttattttttattttgcaaagacAAACTCATACCTAAATTCTTTCCCACCTTAATTATTTCTGcttgattgaataattaaaatatattgaggaaattaaaattttcattttagaaTACATTATAGATGATATTATGAAATTCGAAAAAGCATATCTTAGTTAAATAACTTTGCCTCAGGTTTTTTTTCCAATGGGTTTATCTTGATTTTTACAATttcgttatattttttttatgcaattGTAAACAAAAATGTTTCGTATCAAGATTAGCAAAACATCTCATAAtaagtttttctttattcaccaaaaaaaaactttttctaaaaaaaatttgtttcataACAAGATTAACAAAAATGTATTATaacaacttttcattttttctaatCGCATAAAAAAGAACATGCCGCAGACTTTTACTCATGGATGCAAACTTTTACTCATGTCTACAAACTTTTACTCATGGCTGCGAACTTTCGCTAATGGTCGCAAAATTTTGCTCATGACCTTGAACTTACTCATGGCTACAAACTTTTACTCATGGCCTCGAACTTTGGCTCATGACCGCAAACTTTTGCTCATGGACGCGAACTTTTACACTACTCATAGCCACAAACTTTTGCCATGCGAACTTTTACTCATGGCTGCGAACTTTTGCTCATGTC contains the following coding sequences:
- the LOC131318900 gene encoding 10 kDa chaperonin 1, chloroplastic, producing the protein MASAFITVAKPFLCPLTNIPPLSNQRLLGGRRNSLRVSAVSTKLEPTKVAPQGNRVLIRLEELPEKSAGGVLLPKAAVKFERYLMGEILAVGNEVEQLEPGKKVLFSDINAYEVDMGKDAMHCFCNASDLLAVVD